One region of Mangifera indica cultivar Alphonso chromosome 3, CATAS_Mindica_2.1, whole genome shotgun sequence genomic DNA includes:
- the LOC123211565 gene encoding F-box protein At2g02240-like, with protein MDMSVILPEEYISDAIFYTCARDACKFAVVSTVFKSAADSDAVWEKFLPSDYQEIISGSATPSMLTAQLSRKDPYLHRCHNPIIINNGTMWSSLQESRLGGVAELNFVLWLDVKGKIKTKILPPKTTYGAYLLFKLAESTSGFRTRPVKLGVYLDGIDNGKSRIVHLDPPRNKPTLSHNREDGWMEIEMREFFNGNGDDRMLICSVFDFKGLNSKRVLIVDGIELRPKDGAKELVNKVTRPYQWPDACPAAT; from the exons ATGGATATGAGTGTTATTTTGCCAGAAGAATACATATCAGATGCCATCTTCTATACATGTGCTCGAGATGCATGCAAATTCGCTGTGGTGTCAACTGTCTTCAAATCAGCTGCGGATTCAGATGCCGTGTGGGAGAAGTTTCTGCCGTCTGATTACCAAGAGATTATTTCCGGTTCGGCCACGCCGTCAATGCTGACTGCCCAGTTGTCCAGGAAGGATCCTTATCTTCATCGTTGCCATAACcccatcatcatcaacaatgGTACTATG TGGTCATCTCTGCAAGAATCTAG GTTAGGTGGAGTGGCTGAACTCAATTTTGTGTTGTGGCTTGATGtgaagggaaaaataaaaaccaaaattttgccTCCCAAAACCACCTATGGAGCTTACCTTCTGTTTAAGCTTGCTGAATCTACATCGGGTTTTAGAACAAGACCTGTGAAATTAGGTGTATATTTAGACGGAATAGATAATGGGAAGAGCCGCATTGTGCATTTAGATCCTCCAAGAAATAAGCCAACGCTATCTCATAACAGAGAAGATGGATGGATGGAAATTGAGATGCGTGAGTTCTTCAATGGAAATGGTGATGATAGAATGTTGATTTGTAGTGTTTTTGATTTCAAAGGATTGAACAGTAAACGTGTCCTTATTGTTGACGGAATTGAGCTCAGGCCTAAAGATG GAGCTAAAGAGTTGGTAAATAAAGTAACTCGGCCATATCAATGGCCTGATGCTTGTCCAGCCGCTACATAA